A region of the Candidatus Aegiribacteria sp. genome:
GAATCTTTCTTCCACGGCATAGATCCTCTGGAACTGGGAGAGCTTCCCTACCCCAGGGAACAGGTTACGGTCTATGGTTACCCCATGGGCGGAGATGCACTCAGTACTACTCAGGGGGTTATTTCCAGGATTGAGAGTTACGGCTACGTTCATAGCGGTTTTTCTCTGCTTACAGTACAGATCGATGCAGCGATCAATCCGGGGAACAGCGGCGGACCGGCCATCATCAACAACAGAATCATCGGCGTCGCCATGCAGACAATAAACCAGGCGGACAACATAGGTTACGTGATACCGGTTCCTGTGATCAGACACTTTTTCGAGGATCTGGAGGACGGGAGCTACGACGGGTTCCCATGCGCCGGATTCAGCTTCCAATCTATTCGTAATGAGGCTTTCACCGAAAAGTATGGCATTGAAGAAAGACAGGCCGGTGTGATGGTTACCGGGATTGCCTACGGCTCACCGGCAGCAGAGGTGCTGGAACCGGGTGATGTAATAATTGAGATAGACGGCAGATCTATCGCAGGGGATGGCACTGTGGAATTCAGATCCGGCAGCCGAACCATGCTTGACTACATTGTGGACCGGCGGCAGATAGGTGAGATTATTCCCCTTGAGATAATCAGGGATGGTATCCCGACAACGGTTGAGATAACACTCAGCACCACAATTCACGATCTTATGGTGGTCTCCGGTAAAATATATGACACCCCGCCGGAGTACTTCATCTTCGGGGGAGCGGTGTTCATGCCCCTTACACTCAACTATCTGGAAGAATGGGGCAGTGACTGGCGTTTGTACGCCATTGAATACCTCACCTATCCCTTTTTATTCGACAACTGGCGCACAGAAGACAGGGAAGAAATAGTCATACACACTTACATGCTCCCTGCAGAGGTTAACACCGGCTACGAAAATTTCTATAACGAAATAATCAGAATGGTGGACGGCACCCCGGTAAGAAGTTTCTCACAGTTCGTCGAACTGGTTGACAGCGGCACAGGTCAATTCCTTGAGCTGACCACCAATCTGGGCAACATCATTATTCTGGACAGGGAGAAAGCCATCACTGTCAACGATGAAATACTTGACCGCTATGGCATCCCGGAGGACAGGATGGTGTTCTAATCGGCAGAATACACCGGGAGGCAGGTTTATCTGAGTGGAGAATGATATCTCTGTACATCATAGCACCTCCAGCCAAATTATACCCTTATTTCGTCTTGTTTATGGATGAAACGTAGGTATGATTCGTCAACTCCGTCAGCAGGCAAGAAATTCTCAGCTTTTCAGCATTTTCTGAAGATGTACGTATACTTCCCCTTCTCTGAAGGGCTGAACATGCCACTCTCGGTTACGCCGCTGAGGATATCCCGACCGCTCATATGATGATCGCTGAAAGACATAGTACCATCAGGTCTGAGAATCCTGTGTAATTCTTTAAGAACCGCTCCCGGATCTCCCAGCAGGTGAAACACATCGTAAAAGAGTATGACATCGATACTTTCATCTGGTATTCCGGTTGAGCAGTCGGAACAGACAGTACTGATGTTGTCCAGCTTCAGCTTCGATGCTTTCTTCTCTATCATATCAAGAGCGAGCCGGACTGCATCCTGCGCGTAGACTTTCCCCGCATCCCCGACTGATTCAGAAGCGATGAAAGTATAACTTCCGTGACCGCATCCGAAATCAAGCACATGATTCCCGGATTCGATATTAACTTCGTCAAGAATTCTGTTTCTGGGGCGAACCATATCCCTGCATCTCAAAAGAGACGACATGATATAGAATGCCGCATTCGGCATCGGTCTGTTCATTCAATGGCTCCTGTCAGACTAAATACCGCTCAGTATTCTATTTCCATGGTAACTGGCATTTCTTCCGTTTCAAGGATGAAACTGGCATCATCAAATCCCGGCGGACCGGACATTCCACCTCTGACACCATTGGATATACAGTAACCCTCAGTAGGTTTTCCGAACAGGTTCCTGTTATTCTTCCCGTCTCCGTTCTCATCATGAAATGCTGATACCGCGTACTCACCGAACGGAAGATCAGCGAACACGAACTCAACTGTTTCCCCTTCAATAACAGACATGACTCTTCTGTAAGCACTGTCCGGATCCCTTAAAAAACCATCTTCTGATGACCACAGCGCCACTCGAACGTTGCCGTCGGAGTTCCGCAGATCCTCAATGGTAACTACTATTGTTCCGGTCTGTTCTTCTGTGCCGGATTCGGATTCAACATCCTGACCGAATACGGTCACCGGTACAAGAAGGAGAGCCAGTAACATTCCCTGAATTGCAATTATCGCTTTCAAATCATGCCTCATTTCCATTCGATCGTTCACTTTCTTCATTTACTTCAATCACTTAAGCTATATATGATATTATCTTTCTTCTATCCTTCCTTCTGCAAAAGCTGGTGAATAGAACACTGGCAAAATCCGGGCATTACCGACTCAACGTATTCAGGAATGTAAGAGCAGTCTGAGATGCATCTTCACTGGTCACCTTGATATCAGGAACAACGCCCCTCCCATCGAGACGAACACCCTGACCGGTCAGATAATCGACAGTTGGAACCCACAGGTTCCAGTCTTCGTTAATCTCATGCTCTGTAATCCACAGCATTGCAGCAGCTGTTTGCTCTCCGATGACAGTGGCCCGCCCGATCTCCTGCAGTCCCGCAACAAGTGGTTCACAGGCGGAAGCTGTGCTCCCGTTCGCCAGCACGACGACTGGACCATCGTAGATGGGATCGACTGGCTCGATCGTACCCACGAATGCACCATGCTCCCGGATCAGGGAATTGAATTCATCCTCAGAGGATATGGATGTCACTGTTGGAAAGTCGTTCAACTCGCCGGCGAGTACCCGGGATCGCGCTCTGCGATCAAAGAATACCCCCATGTCTATTGAAGACTCGATAAGGTGAGCGGCGACCCTGCCTGATATGTAAGTCCCTCCGGGGTTGTCGCGCAAGTCGATGATAAGACCCCGGGGATTCCGCTCGACGATGTCGTTAAATGCTTCATCGATTCCATCATACGAGTCTCCTTCAAAGCAAGCGATTCGGAGGGTCACTATTCCCTCGTCATCCACTACGCTGATGGCCTTATCCTCACCCTGAACGAGTGGCGATATGGAAGACATTTCTGCAAGAATATTCTCAAACTCCGGATCGAGTTTGCACCCCACGTAGCAGTGGGAAAATTTCAAGTGCCTTGAAGCAAGCATCCATACCATCAGGAATTCAGCATCATCCCGGGCCTTCCCGCTGCCCGCTCGAAGCTGTCGAAGAAAGCGTTGTGTCTCTGGGGTTTCGTACGCATCAGGATCAAAGAGGTTCGCTCTGAGTATAGCGTCTATCCGATCTACCATGGCAGGATAATCCGTACTCGGGAAATCGCTTGCGCTTGCCGGCGCGATAGTCATAAGACCAAACAACCGCTCATCATCCATTGGACGTAATTCTATCGGCTGATCATAAGAATAGAAGTCGGTGTGCAGAGTCACCCGGGGCGATTCCAGCACGCCGCGAGTCACATGTTCTGCTTCAGGAGCTGGACCGGACCAATGCAGAAAAGCCCCTCCCGGAACTCTCTTGTCCCCGATCAGATTGACGAAAAAACCAGGCAAACCACCCATCAATTCACCCACAGCCCGCGGACGGCTATTGGCCCGGAAGCCGTTCTCGGCAGGCTCTGCTGCAACCAACGCTGTCGTTGAACCGCAAAACGGTCCAATTCCGCGAACATGAGTAGTGACGGCATACAGACCGCTTGGAACACCCTCCATGGCTCCCGGCGGCTGATCTTTGTGAGGAACAATGCAGGCACAACATACGAACAGAATCAAGCAGTTAACACATGCAACAAGTCGTATAATGCTGTTTTTCATTACAATACTTTCTAATTGTGAAACGGTGAGTGTATGCAGATAATTTTAACTCCCACAAGGATATTCGTTTTCAAATCAGCTTCTTTCCTCCTTCTCCCGTTTCTGCAGTATGTCTGCAAAATACTTGTTCGATGATTTAAGATACTGCTCAGGAGGAATAATCGGTTTCTCAAGTTTCGACTGTGTTTTATCGGATATCCGGCCATCA
Encoded here:
- a CDS encoding trypsin-like peptidase domain-containing protein: MKLWTLLPVFIFFTAGHATDIDQAMVKIYTNSMAYSYYIPWSTEALRETSGSGCVVEGNMILTNAHVVSNETYLQVRKEGDPRKYQASVVAVSHDADLALITVKDESFFHGIDPLELGELPYPREQVTVYGYPMGGDALSTTQGVISRIESYGYVHSGFSLLTVQIDAAINPGNSGGPAIINNRIIGVAMQTINQADNIGYVIPVPVIRHFFEDLEDGSYDGFPCAGFSFQSIRNEAFTEKYGIEERQAGVMVTGIAYGSPAAEVLEPGDVIIEIDGRSIAGDGTVEFRSGSRTMLDYIVDRRQIGEIIPLEIIRDGIPTTVEITLSTTIHDLMVVSGKIYDTPPEYFIFGGAVFMPLTLNYLEEWGSDWRLYAIEYLTYPFLFDNWRTEDREEIVIHTYMLPAEVNTGYENFYNEIIRMVDGTPVRSFSQFVELVDSGTGQFLELTTNLGNIIILDREKAITVNDEILDRYGIPEDRMVF
- a CDS encoding class I SAM-dependent methyltransferase, producing the protein MNRPMPNAAFYIMSSLLRCRDMVRPRNRILDEVNIESGNHVLDFGCGHGSYTFIASESVGDAGKVYAQDAVRLALDMIEKKASKLKLDNISTVCSDCSTGIPDESIDVILFYDVFHLLGDPGAVLKELHRILRPDGTMSFSDHHMSGRDILSGVTESGMFSPSEKGKYTYIFRKC
- a CDS encoding DUF2141 domain-containing protein, whose protein sequence is MKKVNDRMEMRHDLKAIIAIQGMLLALLLVPVTVFGQDVESESGTEEQTGTIVVTIEDLRNSDGNVRVALWSSEDGFLRDPDSAYRRVMSVIEGETVEFVFADLPFGEYAVSAFHDENGDGKNNRNLFGKPTEGYCISNGVRGGMSGPPGFDDASFILETEEMPVTMEIEY
- a CDS encoding S41 family peptidase, with amino-acid sequence MKNSIIRLVACVNCLILFVCCACIVPHKDQPPGAMEGVPSGLYAVTTHVRGIGPFCGSTTALVAAEPAENGFRANSRPRAVGELMGGLPGFFVNLIGDKRVPGGAFLHWSGPAPEAEHVTRGVLESPRVTLHTDFYSYDQPIELRPMDDERLFGLMTIAPASASDFPSTDYPAMVDRIDAILRANLFDPDAYETPETQRFLRQLRAGSGKARDDAEFLMVWMLASRHLKFSHCYVGCKLDPEFENILAEMSSISPLVQGEDKAISVVDDEGIVTLRIACFEGDSYDGIDEAFNDIVERNPRGLIIDLRDNPGGTYISGRVAAHLIESSIDMGVFFDRRARSRVLAGELNDFPTVTSISSEDEFNSLIREHGAFVGTIEPVDPIYDGPVVVLANGSTASACEPLVAGLQEIGRATVIGEQTAAAMLWITEHEINEDWNLWVPTVDYLTGQGVRLDGRGVVPDIKVTSEDASQTALTFLNTLSR